A single region of the Mannheimia bovis genome encodes:
- a CDS encoding MFS transporter: protein MNSTKFYSLYSGIFFLFFGYGLFLNSAGIKLAEMGVTDIIIGLLNAAFFIGAALSTIFAHRIVSSVGHIRSFSVFCAVFAIAALSHMMVDNLWIWGVLRIILGFCHYSLLLLVESWLSEKTNVDTRGKVLATYNIIFYLAFILGVSLLSLELSSRNIFTLSTILVVMSMIPIALTKMVQPDIPARERISIPKLFAISPLALATSFISGMLVNGFFTMVSVFLLKFSFSLSEISLYLMISMIGGFISQMPMAMLSNRIGRRNAILACAVVGTLTALAGLFAIFQENLTAWIQYSIAFLFGCSLFSLYALSIARANDELPNNMNTVEVSRGLLFCYGLGALVAPPLIGFAMSLSAEYGFYALFGLFSLILFICAVGTKPVPKAERAEMQYVTPIATASPIEEIELVEEELIPFDEEVVQEYQAQLETFEEEQQTENENIELDEEKSQDSLMNSENSKV, encoded by the coding sequence TTGAATAGCACTAAATTTTACTCCCTTTATTCAGGTATCTTTTTTCTGTTTTTCGGCTATGGTTTATTTCTAAACTCAGCAGGAATTAAACTTGCTGAAATGGGGGTAACGGATATTATCATCGGTTTACTTAATGCGGCTTTCTTTATTGGAGCTGCATTAAGCACCATTTTTGCTCACCGTATTGTTTCGAGTGTCGGGCATATCCGATCATTTAGTGTATTTTGTGCTGTTTTTGCTATTGCTGCTCTTAGTCATATGATGGTGGATAATTTATGGATCTGGGGCGTATTACGCATTATTTTAGGCTTCTGCCATTACAGTTTGTTGCTTTTAGTGGAAAGTTGGTTGAGCGAAAAAACCAATGTTGATACCAGAGGCAAAGTGCTTGCTACTTATAATATTATTTTCTACCTAGCCTTTATTTTGGGGGTGAGTTTATTAAGTTTAGAACTCAGTAGCCGAAACATTTTTACCTTATCGACCATTTTAGTAGTGATGTCGATGATCCCCATCGCTTTAACTAAAATGGTTCAGCCTGATATTCCAGCTCGTGAACGTATTAGCATTCCTAAACTATTTGCGATCTCACCGTTAGCCTTAGCAACCAGCTTTATTAGTGGAATGTTAGTAAATGGCTTTTTCACAATGGTGTCGGTATTTCTGCTGAAATTTAGCTTTTCACTAAGCGAAATTTCGCTTTATTTGATGATCTCGATGATTGGCGGTTTTATCAGCCAAATGCCGATGGCGATGTTATCGAATCGCATTGGCAGACGTAATGCTATTTTAGCTTGTGCAGTGGTCGGTACTCTTACCGCACTTGCCGGACTATTTGCAATTTTTCAAGAAAATTTGACCGCTTGGATACAATACAGTATAGCCTTTTTATTTGGCTGTAGCCTATTTAGTTTATATGCGTTGAGTATCGCCCGAGCTAACGATGAATTGCCGAATAATATGAATACCGTTGAAGTTAGCAGAGGCTTGCTATTTTGCTATGGTTTAGGGGCATTGGTTGCTCCACCGCTTATCGGTTTTGCGATGAGCCTGTCTGCTGAGTACGGTTTTTATGCACTCTTTGGTCTGTTTTCACTGATTTTATTCATTTGTGCTGTCGGAACTAAACCTGTTCCGAAAGCGGAGCGTGCAGAGATGCAATACGTCACCCCTATTGCCACCGCAAGCCCGATTGAAGAAATTGAATTAGTTGAGGAAGAACTTATTCCATTTGATGAAGAGGTAGTGCAAGAATACCAAGCTCAGCTTGAAACATTTGAAGAAGAGCAGCAAACAGAAAACGAAAATATTGAGCTGGATGAAGAAAAATCTCAGGATAGTTTAATGAATAGCGAAAACAGTAAGGTTTAA
- the dxs gene encoding 1-deoxy-D-xylulose-5-phosphate synthase — protein sequence MEKKYPLLSDINSPEDLRLLPTDKLQEVVDELRAYLLESVSRTSGHLASGLGVVELTVALHYVYQTPFDQLIWDVGHQAYPHKILTGRREQMHTIRQKDGIHPFPWREESPYDVLSVGHSSTSISAGLGIAVAAEKEDAGRKTVCVIGDGAITAGMAFEALNHAGALHTDMLVILNDNEMSISENVGALNNHLARIFSGSLYTSVRDGSKKILDKVPTIKNFMKKSEEHMKGVIFSPESTLFEELGFNYIGPIDGHNIDELVKTLSNMRELKGPQFLHVRTKKGKGYSPAENDPIGYHGVPKFDPTINELPKSKAPPTYSNIFGDWLCEMAERDPKIIGITPAMREGSGMVEFSRRFPEQYFDVAIAEQHAVTFGAGLAIAGYKPVVAIYSSFLQRAYDQFIHDVAIQNLPVIFAIDRAGIVGADGQTHQGAFDLSFMRCIPNMTIMAPSDENEMRQMLYTAYTMNTPTAIRYPRGNAKGVELQPMQALEVGKGRVIREGKKVAILNFGALLDEAKIVAEKHDYTLVDMRFVKPLDEDLLQKMAGSHDFLVTLEENAIQGGAGSFVNEYLQNIGKIKPLVMLGIPDFFVPQATQAEAYAELGLDAKGIEEKIQKLGF from the coding sequence ATGGAAAAGAAGTATCCTCTGTTAAGTGACATCAACTCTCCGGAAGATTTGCGTTTGCTCCCAACCGACAAACTGCAAGAGGTGGTTGATGAATTGCGAGCCTATTTACTGGAGTCTGTCAGCCGAACAAGCGGTCATTTAGCTTCCGGTTTAGGCGTGGTGGAGCTTACCGTTGCGTTACATTATGTTTATCAAACCCCGTTTGACCAGCTGATTTGGGACGTAGGGCATCAGGCTTATCCACATAAAATCTTGACAGGTCGCCGTGAGCAAATGCACACCATTCGCCAAAAAGATGGCATTCATCCCTTTCCTTGGCGAGAAGAAAGCCCTTACGATGTATTAAGTGTCGGGCATTCTTCTACTTCCATTAGTGCCGGCTTAGGTATTGCAGTTGCAGCTGAAAAAGAAGATGCCGGACGTAAAACCGTTTGTGTGATTGGTGATGGAGCAATCACTGCCGGAATGGCGTTTGAAGCGTTAAATCACGCAGGTGCATTGCATACCGATATGCTAGTGATTTTAAACGATAACGAAATGTCGATTTCAGAAAATGTGGGGGCATTAAATAATCATCTTGCCCGCATTTTCTCCGGCTCACTCTATACATCTGTTCGAGACGGCAGTAAAAAAATTCTTGATAAAGTGCCAACCATCAAAAACTTTATGAAGAAAAGTGAAGAGCATATGAAAGGCGTTATTTTCTCGCCGGAAAGCACTTTGTTTGAAGAGTTGGGCTTTAACTATATTGGTCCGATTGATGGTCATAATATTGATGAATTGGTGAAAACCTTAAGCAATATGCGAGAGCTAAAAGGTCCACAATTTTTACACGTTCGCACTAAGAAAGGGAAAGGTTATAGTCCTGCTGAAAATGATCCGATTGGCTATCACGGTGTGCCGAAATTTGATCCAACAATTAATGAGTTGCCTAAATCAAAAGCTCCGCCAACCTATTCCAATATTTTTGGCGATTGGCTATGTGAGATGGCAGAGCGTGATCCGAAAATTATCGGTATTACTCCTGCAATGCGTGAAGGTTCGGGTATGGTTGAATTTTCCAGACGTTTCCCGGAACAGTATTTTGATGTAGCAATTGCTGAACAACACGCTGTTACGTTCGGAGCTGGTTTAGCTATTGCAGGATATAAGCCTGTTGTTGCTATTTACTCAAGTTTCTTACAGCGAGCTTACGATCAGTTTATTCACGATGTGGCAATTCAAAATTTACCTGTGATTTTTGCCATTGATCGAGCAGGGATTGTCGGTGCGGACGGTCAAACTCATCAGGGGGCTTTTGACTTGAGCTTTATGCGTTGTATTCCAAATATGACCATTATGGCACCGAGCGATGAAAATGAAATGCGTCAAATGCTTTATACTGCTTATACGATGAATACTCCAACCGCTATTCGTTACCCTAGAGGAAATGCAAAAGGTGTGGAGTTGCAACCAATGCAAGCACTGGAGGTAGGAAAAGGTAGAGTAATCCGTGAAGGCAAAAAAGTTGCGATTTTAAACTTTGGGGCATTGTTAGACGAAGCCAAAATTGTAGCAGAAAAACACGATTACACGCTTGTAGATATGCGTTTCGTTAAGCCACTCGATGAAGATTTACTCCAAAAAATGGCAGGTTCGCACGATTTCTTAGTGACTTTGGAAGAAAATGCTATTCAAGGTGGTGCAGGCAGTTTTGTGAATGAATATTTGCAAAATATCGGCAAAATTAAACCGCTTGTAATGCTTGGTATTCCTGATTTCTTTGTGCCTCAAGCAACTCAGGCAGAAGCCTATGCCGAATTAGGATTAGATGCCAAAGGTATTGAAGAAAAAATTCAAAAACTCGGTTTTTAA
- a CDS encoding biotin transporter BioY has protein sequence MFTTQLTQTKRWLEANSTITFWLKTFIGATLLAIFAQISVPMYPVPITGQTLALTVVGFAMGRKAATAAVLLYLFEGAIGLPVFAGGASGFHHFFGPTGGYLLGYIPTAYFLGYYSDKGVLNSFWKSLFVALIASVITFAFGLAQLYFFVPEGTVLQAGLYPFILGGVLKALLASILVSPSYKFFSKL, from the coding sequence ATGTTCACTACTCAATTAACTCAAACTAAACGTTGGCTAGAAGCCAATAGTACAATAACATTTTGGTTGAAAACCTTTATCGGTGCAACCTTACTTGCTATTTTTGCTCAAATTTCTGTACCTATGTACCCCGTGCCAATTACAGGGCAAACTCTTGCTTTAACCGTTGTTGGTTTTGCAATGGGACGTAAAGCGGCAACGGCAGCAGTATTACTTTATCTCTTTGAAGGGGCAATTGGATTACCTGTTTTTGCCGGTGGTGCTTCAGGTTTCCATCATTTCTTTGGTCCGACAGGGGGCTACTTATTGGGTTATATCCCAACTGCCTATTTCTTAGGCTATTATAGTGATAAAGGCGTATTAAATTCTTTTTGGAAGAGCTTATTTGTTGCATTAATTGCAAGTGTGATTACTTTTGCATTCGGCTTAGCACAACTTTATTTCTTTGTACCGGAAGGCACAGTATTACAAGCTGGTTTATATCCATTTATTTTAGGTGGCGTGCTTAAGGCTCTTCTCGCAAGCATCTTAGTTAGCCCAAGTTACAAATTCTTCTCTAAACTCTAA
- a CDS encoding NAD(+) kinase encodes MNPQKPFEVIAIVGTPRHDSAFETHLAVYNWLKDRNYTILVEKEVATQLELEESHSLEEIGQRAELVIVIGGDGNMLGVARALAKYRVPLIGINRGNLGFLTDIAPQTAFEQLYSCLVKNEYVIEERFLLEAYIERNGKIISLNNALNEIVVHPTQVARIIEFEVYIDGKFAFSQRADGLIVATPTGSTAYSLSAGGPILTPNMNAIALVPMHPHTLSSRPLVIDGDSQISLRFAKYNTPDLEVICDGQEKMSFSPEDRVLVRKSPDKLQLLHLKDYNYFTVLGSKLGWASKLF; translated from the coding sequence ATGAACCCACAAAAACCGTTTGAAGTTATTGCAATTGTTGGCACGCCTCGCCACGATAGTGCCTTTGAAACGCATCTCGCCGTTTATAATTGGCTTAAAGACAGAAATTACACCATTTTAGTTGAAAAAGAAGTTGCCACCCAACTAGAACTAGAGGAAAGCCACAGCTTAGAGGAAATCGGGCAACGTGCTGAACTCGTGATCGTGATTGGTGGCGATGGCAATATGTTGGGCGTTGCTCGTGCTTTAGCCAAATATCGTGTACCGCTTATCGGCATTAATCGTGGTAATTTAGGTTTTTTAACCGATATTGCCCCTCAAACGGCTTTTGAGCAGCTTTATAGCTGCTTAGTGAAAAATGAATATGTCATTGAAGAGCGTTTCTTACTTGAAGCCTATATTGAGCGTAACGGTAAAATTATTTCGTTAAATAATGCGTTAAATGAAATTGTGGTTCACCCGACGCAAGTCGCTCGAATTATTGAATTTGAAGTTTATATTGACGGCAAATTTGCCTTTTCGCAACGAGCAGACGGCTTAATTGTGGCAACCCCAACAGGCTCAACTGCTTATTCGCTTTCTGCCGGCGGTCCAATTCTTACCCCGAATATGAACGCCATTGCTCTCGTGCCAATGCACCCACACACACTTTCATCACGCCCGTTAGTCATTGATGGCGACAGCCAAATTTCACTCCGTTTTGCAAAATATAACACCCCTGATTTAGAAGTGATTTGTGATGGACAAGAAAAAATGAGCTTTAGCCCTGAAGATCGTGTATTAGTTAGAAAAAGCCCTGATAAATTACAACTACTGCATTTAAAAGATTACAACTACTTTACTGTGCTAGGTTCAAAATTAGGCTGGGCGAGTAAGTTATTTTAA
- the suhB gene encoding inositol-1-monophosphatase, translating to MNPMLNIAIRAARKAGNIIAKGYEQSPQDTQVSQKNTNDYVTEIDKASEAAIIDVIRKSYPDHSIVTEESGVLNGSNENVQWVIDPLDGTTNFVKRLPHFSVSIAIRENGRTTVGVVYDPIRNELFTAVRGEGAKLNEFRLRIDAERRDLKGTVLATGFPFKVLRHREAHLNMLEALMNNGVADFRRTGSAALDLAYVAAGRVDGFFEIGLKPWDCAAGELIAREAGAIVTNFVGGTDYLKSGNLVVGNSRVVKEILNSIQPTLTEELKA from the coding sequence ATGAACCCAATGTTAAACATTGCTATTCGTGCTGCACGAAAAGCAGGCAATATTATTGCCAAAGGCTATGAGCAATCGCCTCAAGATACTCAAGTTTCACAAAAAAATACAAATGATTATGTAACAGAAATTGATAAAGCGTCTGAAGCCGCGATTATTGATGTGATCCGTAAATCTTATCCTGATCACTCAATCGTAACGGAAGAGTCAGGTGTATTAAACGGTAGCAATGAAAACGTGCAATGGGTGATTGATCCATTAGATGGCACAACTAACTTCGTAAAACGCTTACCGCATTTCTCTGTTTCTATCGCAATCCGTGAAAATGGTCGCACAACAGTAGGAGTGGTTTACGATCCTATCCGTAATGAGCTTTTCACAGCTGTTCGTGGTGAAGGAGCGAAATTAAACGAGTTCCGCTTACGCATTGATGCAGAACGCCGTGATTTAAAAGGCACAGTATTAGCAACAGGTTTTCCTTTTAAAGTGTTAAGACATCGTGAAGCACACTTAAATATGCTTGAAGCATTAATGAATAATGGTGTGGCTGATTTTCGTCGTACAGGTTCAGCAGCATTAGATTTAGCTTATGTAGCAGCCGGTCGTGTGGACGGTTTCTTTGAAATTGGTTTAAAACCTTGGGATTGTGCTGCGGGCGAATTAATTGCTCGTGAAGCGGGTGCGATTGTAACTAACTTTGTTGGTGGAACAGATTACTTAAAATCGGGCAACTTAGTGGTTGGTAACAGTCGTGTTGTGAAAGAAATTTTAAACAGTATTCAGCCAACTTTAACTGAAGAACTAAAAGCTTAA
- a CDS encoding carbon starvation CstA family protein, whose translation MLWFFFCVAVLVLGYFVYGKIIEKIFVINPKRQTPAYSMTDGVDYMPMSKTKIWLIQLLNIAGTGPIFGPILGALYGPVAMLWIVIGCIFAGAVHDYFCGMLSIRNGGATMPNLAGKFLGRPVKLFINVMALILLLLVGVVFVASPAQLLATITMDVAGATQGTMELGDVEAIKAAVASGGVTVWGMDKATVISVWTLIIFGYYILATLLPVDKIIGRIYPFFGALLLFMSIGMVYGLVSAHLSVTDPIDFFRTVNADGQGLTWEKFTQNFQVKGDVPIWPLLFLTISCGALSGFHATQTPLMARCAQNESEGRFIFYGAMITEGVIALVWCMVGLAFYESPQALQDAISAGSPSKVVYDSSLHFLGFIGGIFAVLGVVVLPITSGDTAFRAARLQLAEIFKLDQRSFAKRLYIAVPLFVIGFIVSKVDFSVLWRYFTWANQMTAMVMLWTAAGYLYRYKKFHWVCSIPAWFITTVCATYLAYNKIGFGLDYQLSVYIGFAITVVCIICFFKFVKQTDERDESAYAAS comes from the coding sequence ATGTTGTGGTTCTTTTTCTGTGTAGCAGTACTTGTGCTTGGCTACTTTGTTTACGGAAAAATCATCGAAAAGATTTTCGTGATTAATCCGAAAAGACAAACGCCGGCTTACTCAATGACAGACGGCGTGGACTATATGCCAATGTCTAAAACCAAAATTTGGCTTATCCAATTATTAAACATTGCCGGTACAGGTCCTATCTTTGGTCCTATCCTTGGTGCGTTATACGGACCGGTTGCAATGTTATGGATTGTTATCGGTTGTATCTTTGCCGGTGCAGTACACGACTATTTCTGCGGTATGTTAAGTATCCGTAATGGTGGTGCAACAATGCCAAACCTTGCCGGTAAATTCTTAGGTCGTCCGGTTAAACTCTTTATTAACGTAATGGCATTAATTCTACTTTTATTAGTAGGTGTGGTATTCGTAGCAAGCCCGGCTCAATTATTAGCAACCATTACTATGGACGTTGCAGGTGCAACCCAAGGTACAATGGAGTTAGGTGATGTTGAAGCAATCAAAGCAGCTGTTGCATCAGGCGGTGTAACTGTTTGGGGGATGGATAAAGCAACCGTTATCTCTGTTTGGACTTTAATTATCTTCGGTTACTATATTTTAGCTACCTTATTACCGGTTGATAAAATCATCGGTCGTATCTACCCATTCTTTGGTGCGTTATTGCTATTTATGTCTATAGGTATGGTATATGGTTTAGTGTCTGCTCACTTAAGCGTAACTGATCCTATCGACTTCTTCCGTACAGTGAATGCTGACGGTCAAGGCTTAACATGGGAAAAATTCACTCAAAACTTCCAAGTGAAAGGTGATGTTCCAATTTGGCCATTACTATTCTTAACGATTTCTTGTGGTGCATTATCAGGCTTCCACGCAACACAAACGCCATTAATGGCACGTTGTGCACAAAATGAAAGTGAAGGTCGCTTTATTTTCTACGGTGCGATGATTACTGAAGGTGTTATTGCATTAGTATGGTGTATGGTTGGTCTTGCATTCTACGAAAGTCCACAAGCGTTACAAGATGCAATCTCTGCAGGTTCACCGTCTAAAGTGGTATATGACAGCTCATTACACTTCTTAGGCTTTATCGGTGGTATCTTTGCGGTACTAGGTGTGGTTGTATTACCAATTACTTCGGGCGATACCGCATTCCGTGCAGCACGTTTACAATTAGCAGAAATCTTTAAATTAGACCAACGCTCATTTGCAAAACGTTTATACATCGCGGTACCGTTATTCGTGATTGGTTTTATCGTATCAAAAGTGGACTTCAGCGTATTATGGCGTTACTTCACTTGGGCAAACCAAATGACTGCAATGGTAATGTTATGGACAGCTGCAGGTTACTTATATCGCTATAAGAAATTCCACTGGGTATGCTCAATCCCTGCGTGGTTCATCACAACCGTATGTGCAACTTACTTAGCCTATAACAAAATCGGCTTCGGTTTAGATTACCAATTATCGGTGTACATCGGTTTCGCGATTACAGTAGTATGTATCATCTGCTTCTTCAAATTTGTAAAACAAACTGATGAACGTGATGAAAGTGCTTATGCAGCAAGTTAA
- a CDS encoding BPL-N domain-containing protein has protein sequence MVKPAYIYCDEGSSEIGVQSLLLAVEQYLQRPTRLINAEQIIQGKLSDGCLLVMPGGADLPYCKKLNGEGNRKIRHFIEQGGAYLGICAGAYYGCAELDFIGLDYSVKGKRELALFDGVAKGSLPKFTNRQLYDEGIKSKAMVEITLAQGGKKTFYYHGGCCFEPATNAVYRPLAYYPDGSLAIIEGDLGQGYYLLSGVHFELQAVIYQQKIVNCCEDSETKAREEAIHSYFDENYGFQVWQHLQRRLNQA, from the coding sequence ATGGTAAAACCAGCTTATATTTATTGTGATGAAGGCAGCAGTGAAATTGGGGTTCAGTCATTACTATTAGCGGTAGAACAATATTTACAACGCCCAACTCGACTTATTAATGCGGAACAAATTATTCAAGGCAAATTATCCGATGGCTGCTTACTTGTAATGCCCGGTGGGGCAGATTTACCTTACTGCAAAAAATTAAACGGAGAAGGCAACCGTAAAATTCGCCATTTTATTGAACAAGGCGGAGCTTATCTCGGTATCTGTGCCGGAGCTTATTATGGTTGTGCTGAATTGGATTTTATAGGGCTTGACTATAGCGTAAAGGGCAAGCGAGAGCTTGCTTTATTTGATGGAGTTGCAAAAGGCAGCTTGCCGAAGTTTACTAATAGGCAGCTTTACGATGAAGGAATAAAGAGTAAAGCAATGGTCGAGATAACACTCGCACAAGGTGGAAAAAAGACGTTTTATTATCACGGCGGTTGTTGTTTTGAGCCGGCAACTAACGCAGTTTATCGCCCATTAGCCTACTATCCTGATGGTTCATTAGCGATAATAGAAGGTGATTTAGGACAGGGATATTACCTATTATCTGGTGTACATTTTGAATTACAAGCGGTCATTTATCAGCAAAAAATTGTAAATTGCTGTGAAGATAGTGAAACAAAAGCACGAGAAGAGGCAATTCATTCTTATTTTGATGAAAATTACGGCTTTCAGGTTTGGCAACACCTACAAAGAAGATTAAATCAGGCGTGA
- a CDS encoding DUF1852 domain-containing protein, protein MTTDFKCQVHTIEFDENYEPANSTRLTTNFANLARGENRKQNLQNTITMINNRFNDLANWDNPNADRYSVKLDIVSVDIDVEGKGEFFPALEWLKTYVIDHKTGKTIDGIVGNSFSSYVRDYDFSVLLLDYNKDKPSFSVPEGYGDLHSKLYKHLVNSPEYQAKFPKSPVICLSVATTRTYHKTTNVHPILGVEYVQNDYSLTDEYFAKMGLKVRYFMPPKSVAPYAFYFDENTDLLNDYSNLELISTIATMEAFQRIYRPEVYNANSVAGQVYKASLTYGDYSTTQVEYDREERTQLAIKQGKYTEEHFIKPYQAILDAWLSEK, encoded by the coding sequence ATGACTACAGATTTCAAATGCCAAGTTCACACCATTGAATTTGATGAAAACTATGAACCAGCCAATAGCACTCGCTTAACCACCAATTTTGCCAATCTTGCACGCGGCGAAAACCGTAAGCAAAATTTGCAAAATACGATTACGATGATCAATAACCGTTTTAATGATTTAGCGAATTGGGATAACCCAAATGCGGATCGTTATTCTGTGAAATTAGACATTGTGTCCGTAGATATTGACGTAGAAGGTAAAGGCGAATTTTTCCCAGCCCTTGAATGGCTTAAAACCTATGTAATCGATCACAAAACAGGTAAGACCATTGATGGTATTGTAGGTAACAGCTTTTCATCTTATGTGCGTGATTATGACTTTAGCGTTCTATTACTTGATTACAACAAAGATAAACCAAGTTTCAGCGTACCGGAAGGCTATGGCGATTTACACAGCAAGCTCTATAAACACTTGGTAAACTCGCCTGAATATCAAGCAAAATTCCCAAAATCACCTGTGATTTGTTTAAGTGTGGCAACCACTCGCACTTATCACAAAACCACCAATGTTCACCCAATTTTAGGGGTAGAATATGTGCAAAATGACTATTCATTAACCGATGAATACTTTGCCAAAATGGGCTTAAAAGTGCGTTACTTTATGCCACCAAAATCAGTTGCACCTTATGCGTTCTATTTTGATGAAAACACGGATCTACTGAACGATTATAGTAACTTGGAGCTTATCAGTACCATTGCAACAATGGAAGCTTTCCAAAGAATCTATCGCCCGGAAGTGTATAACGCAAACTCTGTAGCAGGACAGGTTTACAAAGCCAGTTTGACTTATGGCGATTACTCTACTACCCAAGTGGAATATGACCGTGAAGAGCGTACTCAGCTTGCGATCAAACAAGGCAAATACACCGAAGAACATTTTATTAAGCCATATCAAGCTATTTTAGATGCTTGGTTAAGTGAAAAATAG
- a CDS encoding TrmH family RNA methyltransferase: protein MKFKENNEPRFKTRDEKRTNERTSRFSEKGKERSFERKNERNDHRKAQFQRERPEQIYPTEGKKPSGEGSVQIWVKGNNSSKEKKTGPLSPRAPEKIKKNRLEEMKVYGENACMTLFQQRPESIVRLWATVEGAKKLGDLMSYLAEHKKAYHVIDREEMERVTGTEHHGDMCLLVKKSSSFVLEGYLQVPKKQDCLVLLDGVNNAQNVGGIIRTCAFYGVKGIITENVDNLNSSAAARVAEGGLEFVRALETKNKQIALVQLRQAGYQIVHLTRHKQAPSLTKTKLTEKVVFVLNEIPASEISYMEDTTVQLSFNNPLNSGLNVAVNTGILLNQWYQTHIL from the coding sequence ATGAAATTTAAAGAAAATAATGAGCCTCGCTTTAAAACCAGAGATGAAAAGAGAACAAATGAACGCACTTCTCGCTTTTCAGAAAAAGGGAAAGAGCGAAGTTTTGAACGGAAGAACGAGAGAAATGATCACCGCAAAGCCCAATTTCAACGTGAACGCCCAGAACAAATCTACCCAACCGAAGGTAAAAAACCCAGCGGCGAAGGGAGCGTTCAAATTTGGGTAAAAGGTAACAACTCATCAAAAGAGAAAAAAACAGGTCCGCTTTCGCCTCGAGCACCGGAAAAAATTAAGAAAAACCGTTTAGAGGAAATGAAAGTGTATGGCGAAAATGCGTGTATGACTTTATTCCAACAACGTCCGGAATCTATCGTGCGTTTATGGGCGACGGTTGAAGGTGCGAAAAAATTAGGTGATTTGATGAGCTATTTAGCCGAACATAAAAAGGCATATCACGTTATCGATCGTGAAGAAATGGAACGTGTAACAGGCACGGAACATCACGGCGATATGTGTTTACTTGTGAAAAAATCGTCATCATTTGTGTTAGAAGGCTACCTGCAAGTGCCGAAAAAGCAAGATTGTTTAGTATTGTTAGACGGCGTAAATAATGCACAAAATGTTGGTGGTATCATTCGTACCTGTGCATTTTATGGTGTAAAAGGGATTATCACGGAAAATGTGGATAACTTAAATTCAAGTGCGGCAGCTCGTGTGGCTGAAGGCGGGTTAGAGTTTGTACGGGCATTAGAAACCAAAAACAAACAGATTGCTTTAGTACAGTTACGCCAAGCGGGTTATCAAATTGTGCATTTAACTCGCCATAAGCAAGCCCCCTCTTTAACTAAAACAAAATTGACAGAGAAAGTGGTCTTTGTATTAAATGAAATTCCGGCAAGTGAGATTTCTTATATGGAAGATACCACCGTACAGCTCTCATTTAACAATCCGTTAAATAGTGGTTTAAATGTGGCAGTTAATACAGGTATTCTGCTTAACCAATGGTATCAAACCCATATTCTCTAG
- a CDS encoding TatD family hydrolase encodes MRFFDTHTHLDYLSESLNLSVSTLVENAKQHQVEKILVVSVFAKNFAKVTACANEKPENIVYGLGLHPLYIHQHQLSDLDLLEYRLNQKDPLCTAIGEIGLEKAVSEISTPELWKKQCEFLEAQLALAKKFNLPVNLHSRKSHDQLSVFLKKVQLPKNGVVHGFAGSYEQAKRFVDLGYKMGVGGTITYQRANKTREAIRKLPLESLLLETDAPDMPVFGFQGQPNRPERLIMSFNSLCELRNEQPEIIAETIWQNSERLFSHA; translated from the coding sequence ATGCGATTTTTTGATACTCATACCCACTTAGATTATCTTTCAGAAAGCCTTAATTTAAGTGTTTCTACGCTGGTAGAAAATGCCAAACAACATCAAGTGGAAAAAATATTAGTGGTTTCTGTTTTTGCAAAAAATTTTGCAAAAGTAACCGCTTGTGCGAATGAAAAACCGGAAAATATTGTTTATGGTTTAGGTTTGCACCCACTCTATATTCACCAACATCAACTTTCTGATTTAGATTTATTAGAATATCGACTAAATCAAAAAGATCCACTTTGTACTGCAATTGGTGAAATAGGCTTAGAAAAAGCCGTGAGCGAAATTTCTACTCCTGAATTATGGAAAAAACAGTGTGAGTTTTTAGAGGCACAGCTTGCCCTTGCGAAAAAATTCAATTTGCCTGTTAATCTCCATTCACGCAAAAGCCACGATCAGCTCTCGGTGTTTCTAAAAAAAGTTCAATTACCTAAAAATGGCGTGGTTCACGGTTTTGCAGGGAGTTATGAACAAGCAAAACGTTTTGTCGATCTCGGCTATAAAATGGGTGTGGGTGGCACAATTACTTATCAACGAGCGAATAAAACCCGTGAAGCAATCCGAAAATTACCGCTAGAAAGTTTGTTGCTGGAAACCGATGCTCCTGATATGCCTGTTTTTGGTTTTCAAGGGCAGCCTAATCGACCGGAACGGCTTATTATGAGTTTTAATAGCTTATGTGAATTGCGAAATGAGCAACCGGAAATTATAGCTGAAACCATTTGGCAGAATAGTGAGAGATTATTTTCTCACGCCTGA